From the Papaver somniferum cultivar HN1 chromosome 2, ASM357369v1, whole genome shotgun sequence genome, the window ggaaaaaatattttccgagtaatggagaattatatggagtgaatgagcgagattcgatgggtatgttggctatacataggttgctggggttgagcagagagggtgtcgagagtctgggaggctgaggagagccagagaagaagaaattcgagttttcccaaactcggtttctgctgctgctgccgctgatgaacatgaagaacacgaaaaacggacctgcaacagcagtcgtttttctacagtagtaacgactaacacctgtgggacgtaatcaggcagtcttattttacaCAACGTTTGCGACAGaggttcagcagtcttattttatcactgagggtcgtagttctctggttttatcgtatttctcatattctcatcatttgtaaaccatttttgagccataataaattattttgagagcatttttactatgatgagttaaaccccaacactgggacgacggaggaggccgagcttcatacatgggtaattttattaatttttttaagacttttgcattaaaaattaattgaaatatgatttgattaaattgggtgttatttgattagatgggtcatgcttagcttaggtgattttattttccatgcttaacatttacaatcaatgttttgagaatctactttggcaaaataagagtccatatatgttttgagagATTATTGTtcagaataaatcattgagccctatgttatgaagattggccgaatcattagtcccagtacctctctaccaatttgtcaatatttttgtatataatttttataaatctaaaaatccttcaccttcacaagtcttagagttcgaaccttcattactacaaccatcaAAAACACATCAATCAAATAACCATCTAAGTTTGTCCCGTTTCAAGTTATTTTGGCTATCTGTGAATATTCGAATGTTTAAATTCATTTAAGCAAGATCTCTTGAGAAGTTATTTCTAATCTCTTGTTCATTCCACTTATGTGTTTAAGTTAATTAGCTCAGAAAcaagtgttaaggaatttaattTTCTACCACAGTAAGTTAAGAGATTATCTTCCATACCTGATATCCATTTATCTGTCCAAAGTCCAAACATTTATTGACTTACTGTCACCTACCTCCCAGCAGCTGAATTTATGAATTAGAGAGACACGCTATAATATACATCTCCAAAGCCAAGAGGATAGTTTTTTTTTAGCATGGAAAATAGTTGAATTGTTAAAGTATTTTCTTTTAAGAACATCTCCCAGAAATGTATTTTGTTGGGTTGCTAATGTCCAAGCAAGTTTAGCAATCATGACTTGATTCATCAAATCAACATCTTTGAAACCTAACCCCCCTAATTCCAATGGCTCGCAAAGGAAATCCCAACCAATGGGACAGAAACCAATGAAGAGTGGTCACGCGATAATAATAAAAGAGCGCCAATAATAGTCACGCGATAAATACAACGCGATCACTAACCCCATCAGAAGAAGCACGAAGAACCAAGCAACAACGAGATAGACAGAGACAACTTCCAAAAAGTCTGGCATGTAAGACAAACGTAGACAGAATCAGTCAGCTATGATCTTGCATGTGAATCATGGTTGTCTTCTATTTATAAATTTGCCTATATAAGGACTTAGAAATGATAGAGAGAGATCGATTGAGAGAGATAAGCTAGAAAAGTAATCAGTAAAGGAAGAAATAAGTTCCCACTTTGTATTTCTCCATTGTTGTGTGTAAAGATTATCTTGAATCCACTGTAAGAGCAACATACATTCATTATAAAGAGTTTCGAAAGATCATATAAGTATCAAAGTGgtgaataatatcattaatgCTTAAGTTGATCAATATGATTTAAgctttgtgttattatcattacaagggtgtagttgtgggattttctacaactacattttggctCTAGAAACAGGGAATATTTATCCTCACTTGATGGTTAATAGCTTGAAATCGTCATTTCTCAaagtttctttgttattttcaccCCTTTCAATCTTCTGTCCACCATGAAATTTTGATAAAAACATCACCATCTCTTTATCTTATTTGGAAAGACTTCTTCAAGAACTCTTTATTTCTCAAAATTTCAAAAGAACTATGATAAAACCCCTTTCAAATATATTCTTTGTTACTAAATCATCCGGATCCCTTCGTGAAATTTCCTACCGACGAAATGGAAAGAACCATATCACAAAGTGAGTATTCAACAACAGTGCAAAGAAAAGACGCTGGCAGGAGAAGAGGAAAAGAGATGGCAAAAGAAGTGTCTGATACAGAGGATACACGATATCGGACAAAGTGGAGTAAGGTGAGCAATAAGGAAAAGTCAACACGAGTTATTACAAATAATGAAAAGGAAGAAAAACAACCCAACTACAAGAACCTTGACGAAGAAACGACTATCACCAAGCGAGAACATGAACAGAAACTCGCGTTCATCGTCATTTCCGGTTATAATCACTTTGTTCCTTGAATGTTGTCCAATCTTTGGATCAATggtgagagaagaagaaaaggggaagaagagttgaaatgaaattAGATTAGGATTTTATTGGTTTTATTAGTGGAAGGGCATGTAGGTAACTTTAATTTCTATAGGTATCCCTTAGCTACTGTCCTTGGATGGGTATAAATTTATTGCCCTTAATTCCTTTTAAGTGGTCCCTAAAAATGCTAGATTTACTTTTGTCCCCATTCTTTTCTTCTATTCTTTTTTCTTGATTCGATAGATTATGATTGCCATTAACAAAAAACCAATAATTTTCGTTATGATGTCTTGTGAAATTTTCATCAATTATAGTGCCTAATCCTATAAAGTCGTTTACAATAACATTTGAGCTCATAACATTTTGTATGCAAGAAAAAGCATTTTCTATGGCCTACATAGAGAGTGCATCTTACCAGacttttctccataaattctggATGCAGTTAAAAGCTTTGTGCTGAATTTTCTAGAATGTGGGGTTGGATGGGGTTCACTCTTACATATTTTTCCCAGCCGGTTTCCAGGAAAAAACTGACGGAAGTTACAAAAATTATCAAATCCAAACCAAAATTTATGCTTGTATATTCAAGACATGACCGGAAAATAATAGATGAGAAATTTAACTGAATGCACTCTTTAAAAGCACCGAGAAGGAGGagaagagcaactccaagaaTTTGTGTAAGTGCAAGAGCAGTGACAAGGAGTGAGTATCCAGTGTACACTCCAATCTCAATCGTTTTTGTGTAATAAAGGgaagaaagggaagaaatccCATGGAAATACCTCCAACGAAGCTCAGTGTGTTTGATATCGGAAAAGCAGATGCTGGTTTGTTGCAAAGTAATAAAGAGCTTTATCAGGTAATGATTCATCAGTTAACTATATTTATTGTGAAATATCGTATCAAGACTCGAAAGGTTCTTAAATGAATGACAGACTCGAGAAATTAAACACGTCTTTGTCGATCCTGAACAAGAAACTAGCATCTGATTCTGGCATTCAAATTTTGCAACTCCCTATTGGCAGATGCAGTGGTCTCACAATGTGTATGCGTCTTCATTGACATTTTTACCGTCTCATATTTAATTGCATAATTCTGTTGGACTGTGGAATGCGGATGTGTCtttcttttgatatttttgttctCTCTGTAAACCAATAGTATAAGCATTAATTCTATTTGCCGACACTGCCACTGCAAATAGAGGAGTATTTAAAATGTGGTGGCTGAAGAAACGTTAGTGGATTCTTCTTGCCAGTAATTATtattctaaaagaaaaagaaaactaggGCCTATGCTATACTCCATGTAGGAGGAGTACATAACTTGAGTGCTTTGACAGGTGCGAAATAAGAATGGGATTTgcaccaaaaaatcatttatgctTTATTTCCTGTCGTGGACGCTAATGCGTCTCCAACTGTGCAGCTATAGTTGGATACAGTGTAATTCGTTCCCTATATGGGTATTGACCGGGATCCAACCTTGGTATTCGGTTCTTCCAAGATTTAGGTATGTTACTGTACCTGGATGGATCAATGATTGACTGTTGATGAATCTGTAGAGACCTGCCCAAACTGGTTAGAATTTTTGTTCAAACTTATGATTCACTCTTCCATTATTGTTCCCATGCCAACCACTTTGGCCTAATAATTAGAAACTTACAAAACTGTCAATTCCAAGCCAAACTACTTTTCTGCTTCTTTTCTCATGACATGACAAAAAAGAGTAGGTGCGAAATGTGACTGAATGCTTTTCTTTAAAAAAGAAACAAGGAGAAGAGAAACACTAAGAATCGGtgtagaaaaaaagaaagaaagaaagagttagaagaaagcCATGGAAATACCTCCAACGAAACTCAGTTCGTTTGATGTTGCAAAAACTGATGCTGGTTTGTTGCAAAGCAAAGAGCTTTATCAGGTATTTCGTTCATAACTTAACTGATTATGATCCTAATAAGTGATAATACCTACTTAAACGCGCCGGAGTGTAGAGTGAGTGGATCCAACATGTACTGGATGGAGACATAAGATGCACCGATCAATTAGCCAAATTCAGTGTCAATTTTATTTGTTCAAAATTTTGAAGAATTTCTTAATCCTTTGTACggttaaattcttcttcttcaaaagttTATCATGCAATTTCACCTATTGTTTTTGATACAGTATATCTTGGAGACAAATGTGTACCCAAATGAGGCTGAAGTTCTAAAGGAGCTAAGAGAAATTACTGCTACCCAACCATGGTAATTGTTTTCAACTTACCATGAAATCGTCAGAATATTTACTATTTTCTAATGCATTTGTTATTTTGAATCTAATAGTCTTATCATAATTACTTTGCAGGAGTTTGATGCTTTGTGCAGCAGATGAAGGTCCGATAATGTCTCTACTTTTAAAGCTTACCAATGCAAAAAAGACAATTGAGATTGGAGTGTACACTGGATATTCACTTCTTGTCACTGCTCTTGCACTTCCCCAAGATGGCAAAGTTAGTTTCTGTCTAACTTCAACTGCATGACATGATAACTGATGTATATATACATGTAGTATATCGATatagttaactaaattaattGGCACCAAACGACATAATATATTCGAGCATTAATACTTGATTATTACTAAAATCATACTTCATCACCTGATGCAGACCATTGCTATTGATCCAGATCGGTCAATGTTTGAGATAGGACTACCTTTCTTCAAAAAAGCTGGGGTGGAACATAAGGTGGAGTTCGTAGAGTCTATTGCGCTCCCTGTTCTTGACAAACTACTGGAAGATGTAAGTACATGCGACTGATATCAGTATTGCTCATAATTTATTCATCAAGTTCCCAACTTCCACTGAATTGATTCTATgactaagtattttttttttcatttttttttattgctcAGCCAAAGAATGAAGGATCATTTGATTATGCGTTCGTCGATGCAGACAAGGACAATTACGTTCATTATCATGAGAGACTACTAAAACTAGTGAGGGTTGGAGGAATGATTCTTTACGACAATACACTTTGGTCAGGTACAGTTGCTTGGGAAGATGATTTAACACTGGATGAAATGATGAAAGAAATTAAAGACGTCTTTGTCGATCTGAACAAGAGATTAGCATCTGATTCTCGCATTCAAATTTCACAACTCCCTGTTGGTGATGGTCTCACAATGTGTATGCGTCTACATTGAATAATTTAATGCATAATTTTGCTGGACTGTGGAATGCAAATGTGTCTTTCTTTTGTTATTTTATTCTCTCTTTAAACCAAAAGTACAAGCATTAATTCTGTTTGCCAACACTACCGCTGCTAATATAGGAAATGTGGGGGGCTAAAACAAAGTTAGTGGTTTGTTCTTGCCAGTGTAACTattctaaaaagaaaagaaaaaattatggCCTATAATGCATTATAGTAGAGTACATAACTTGAGTGCTTCGACAGGTACTCACATTGTCAACGATGCAAAGGggtttgatccaaaaaaaaatcatcatttctgctttacTTCCGGTCTCGGACGCTTATGGGTCTCCAACTGTGTGCTATAGTTGAATAGCTCGGTACCAAAGTCAGGTTCAAGCACCGAACTGAGAACTACCCTAAGATTTTGGCATCCCCTAAGATATACGACTCAGATATACAGCCAACATTCCGCAGGTGAACTACAGATTGCAGTGGTTGCCAAAAAAAATATGTTCCAATATGGAATTAAGGGAAAATTCATCTACTTGTTCCCTCTATGTAAGGAACAAGAGTAAGTGAAGCAAGTCATTTGTTTCTTTGTGACAATTCAATTTTGCGTCTTATTCTTAGAAGTGATCATACATGGCAGCTACATGCACTTAAATTCTCATTTTGTATTCCATAATTATGATATATGCCAGTGCCACTTTACTTTGTATCACTATAGGAAATTAACGGTTGATTTCGTTTTTCCAATTGTGTATCACTAGGAATATGTATTTACGATTTTTTTCGATTTTCTatttagttgttgttgttgatctacGGCAACAAACGGGCGTACCCAATAAACtacttaaaataaaaaggaaaactgTATAACAAAAAAAGCCGCCAATAGAATAAAAGAGACTAAAATGAAAAGATGGAGGGAAAGGCTTTATGGTGAATTTTGGTTCGAATTTGGATGATACGAATGCCGAGCAAGAAAATGTTCCTCTGTGACTTTGTGACTTCGAACATGTTCCCTAGTCTCAACTAATTTCCCGAttgatatatatatttatatatatatatactagtaaTAGAAGGGGGTTACGAATCTATATAAACCGTCATGCTACTAGTACGTATCTATATATCCTCCTATGACCTATACACAATCGAGCTAATTTTACCTGTGTCATATTTGCGATTAAAAAAGATACACACAAGTTACAAAAAGAAAATGCCGATTCCAAAAACCAAACTTTATTCATGACATAACCGAAAAGAGTAGGTGAGAAATGCTCTCTTTGAAAACAACAAGAATAGGAACACCAAAATCTGTATAGAAAGAAAGAAGGATAGAAATAAAGACAGAGTTAGAAGAAACCATGGAAGTACCTCCAACGAAACTCAGTGTGTTTGATATTGGAAAAGCTGATGCCGGTTTGTTGCAAAGTAAAGAGCTTTATCAGGTAATCTTTTCGCATATATAATTGATGACATGTACTAGATATGTAAGAATGGCCAAGGtcgtgttttttttatttttttgtaagttGTAGTAGTgactttcttttgattttgatagTATATCTTGGAGACAAATGTGTACCCAAATGAGGCTGAAGTTTTAAAGGGGCTACGAGAAATTACTGCTACCCAACCATGGTAAGTAGTGTATTAAGCTTACCATGAAATCTTCATAATATTTACCAACTATTTTCTACCGGGTTTTGTTATTTTGATCTAACAATATTCAAATCTTTGCAATACTCTAATTGCAGGAGCGTGATGCTGTGTGCAGCAGATGAAGGTCCCATAATGTCTCTACTTTTAAAGCTTTTGAATGCAAAAAGGACGATTGAGATTGGAGTGTACACTGGATACTCACTCCTTGTCACTGCTCTTGCACTTCCGGAAGATGGCAAAGTTAGTTTCTATCCATATCACTCACTATATGCGTTCCTTTATTGTAATCCTGTAAATTTACACCGATCGAGAATGATGCAGGTTTCCTCGTGTAATGCTCCTTTGGGGACATGACTTTAACTAAGTTGGTTGTGAAAGCCATGATCCAATAGAGATTGACTTTTACGGCCAACGCCGGGTTTACGCACATgaaaattttgggagtttcctctGTGGGCTAATCACTATTTTTGCTCTAATATCATGTAAAATAGACTCATGTAGTCTAAAGTGGAATCAAACAACCTAATTTAATCATTCATTATTTTAATCATATTTCCTCAACTAATCACTCTTCACGTAACGCAGATCATAGCCATTGATCCAGATCGATCAATGTTTGAGATAGGACTTCCTTTCTTTAAAAAAGCTGGGGTGGAACA encodes:
- the LOC113347951 gene encoding probable caffeoyl-CoA O-methyltransferase At4g26220 — translated: MEIPPTKLSSFDVAKTDAGLLQSKELYQYILETNVYPNEAEVLKELREITATQPWSLMLCAADEGPIMSLLLKLTNAKKTIEIGVYTGYSLLVTALALPQDGKTIAIDPDRSMFEIGLPFFKKAGVEHKVEFVESIALPVLDKLLEDPKNEGSFDYAFVDADKDNYVHYHERLLKLVRVGGMILYDNTLWSGTVAWEDDLTLDEMMKEIKDVFVDLNKRLASDSRIQISQLPVGDGLTMCMRLH